Proteins from one Deinococcus sedimenti genomic window:
- a CDS encoding arsenate reductase ArsC, with translation MTRVLILCTHNSARSQMAEALTRDAARRLGVNLEVHSAGTEATRVKDDAKTVMAEIGLDLTAHTSKTLWDVPDAQNFGYVITVCDSAAEACPAYPGQTTRRHYPFVDPSGGSLDRWRAVRDQLQTQFDAFVLALRDGRDAPPTYEDSPAVPVA, from the coding sequence ATGACCCGCGTCCTGATTCTCTGCACGCACAACTCCGCCCGCTCGCAGATGGCCGAGGCCCTCACCCGCGACGCTGCCCGCCGCCTGGGCGTGAATCTGGAAGTGCACTCCGCCGGAACGGAAGCCACCCGCGTGAAGGACGACGCGAAGACCGTCATGGCCGAGATCGGCCTGGACCTGACGGCGCACACCAGCAAGACCCTCTGGGACGTTCCGGACGCCCAGAACTTCGGTTACGTCATCACGGTCTGCGACAGCGCCGCCGAGGCGTGCCCCGCGTACCCCGGGCAGACCACCCGGCGCCACTACCCCTTCGTGGACCCGTCCGGTGGCAGCCTCGACCGCTGGCGCGCCGTGCGGGACCAGCTGCAGACGCAGTTCGACGCGTTCGTGCTGGCCCTGCGCGACGGCCGGGACGCGCCACCCACCTACGAGGACAGCCCCGCCGTTCCGGTGGCCTGA
- a CDS encoding ArsR/SmtB family transcription factor — translation MSALTSLSALDQLKALAQDTRYELIRHLAGGERCVCDLEALLNLPQSKVSYHLGILRDAGLVTAEQRGKNMYYSLCRPALYRLGGALLTDLLPDSRALTHQVKSVC, via the coding sequence ATGTCCGCCCTGACTTCCCTCTCCGCACTGGATCAACTCAAGGCCCTGGCGCAGGACACCCGCTATGAGCTCATCCGGCACCTCGCGGGTGGGGAGCGCTGCGTCTGCGACCTGGAGGCTCTGCTGAACCTCCCGCAGTCGAAGGTGTCCTACCACCTCGGTATTCTGCGGGACGCCGGGCTGGTCACCGCCGAGCAGCGCGGCAAGAACATGTACTACAGTCTGTGTCGGCCTGCCCTGTACCGGCTGGGCGGGGCGCTGCTGACGGACCTCCTGCCGGATTCGCGCGCCCTGACACATCAAGTCAAATCGGTGTGTTAG